The Catellatospora citrea genomic interval TGAACTGCGGCGCGTCCGCGTCGGGCAGCTGCGGCCGGTCGGCGGTGACGGTCGAGCCGGGCCCGGTGTTGTGGTACTCGAAGAACCGGGCGTCGCGCCAGGAGAAGCCGGACATGTCCGTCCAGGGGGCGTCCTTGATGTGCGCGCCCAGCACCGAATCGCGGAAGACCACCTGCGCGATGGCGTTGACGTCGCCGCTGGGGTGCCAGGGCCGTCCGAGGTGGACGCTCTGCGCGGCGACGTCGGACGCGGTGGTCAGCGTGCATCGGGTGAACAGGTAGCCGTACGGGTTGGTGATCGTGGTCGAGGCCGCGGTGACGTACCCGTTGTTGCTGGTAGACCCGCGGTTGAGCGAGCGGATCTCGCAGCGGTCGAAGACCGCCGTGCCCCGGCCGAAGATGAAGTCGACGTCGCCTTCGATGTAGCAGTCGCGGTAGTACGCCCGGCTGACGGTCGCCGCGTTGGGCGAGCTCGGCTGCAGCGTGTCCTGGTTGCCGAGGATCCGCACGTTGTCGAAGACCAGCCGGTCGCCGCGGGTCGTCACGGCGACGGCCTGCTCGGCGCTGTAGTCGTGGGCGGCCTCGTCGAAGGTGTTCGAGAAGGTGAGGTTGCGGGCGGTGAAGTCGTTGCCCTCCAGCAGCACCGAGGTGCTGCCGGTGGTGCCGTACGTGCCGCTGCCGTCGGGTTTGGGGGTGCCGCTGGCGTTGTCGTACGTGATGACGACGTCGGCGGCGTTGCCGGTGGTGCCGACGAACGAGACGAACGGCTTGTTCGCGGGCACGGTCACCAGCTCCCGGTACGTGCCGGGTTTGATGCTGATGGTGACGCGGCCGGTGTTGTTCGCGGGCACGGCGTCGACGGCCGCCTGCACCGTGGTGTGGTGGCCGCTGCCGTCCTTGGCCACCACTATCGCGCCGACCGGCGGCGGGCTGGCCGACGGCGGGGCCGACGGGCTGCTCGACGGCGACGGCGAGGCCGGTGCCGAGGCGCTGGGGGAGGGCGCGGCGCCGTCGGACACGGTCACGTCGTCGAACGACGCTGCGGCGTAGAAGGTCGCGACGCCGATGCCACCCGTGGCGAACTGGGCGTCGGTGGCGGTCAGCGCGGCCGCGCCGTTGACCGTGCCGCGCAGGGCGGTCCCCGACACCGACAGCGACAGGGTGTACCAGGCGCCGGTGGTGACGGTGACCGAGCCGGTGGCCAGGGTGGTGGACGAGCCGCCGACCAGCTTCTTCAGCTCCACGGTGTGATTGGACCGCAGCGCCAGGTAGTAGTAGCTGGTGTTGGACTGGGCCCGGGCGATGACGGCGGTGAACCGGTTGGCTCCGTTGAAGGCGGTGGGTCTGACCCGGGCGGTGACCGTGTAGTCCCGCCAGGACGTCGA includes:
- a CDS encoding pectinesterase family protein produces the protein MPIPVPFRRARWRSVATAAAGLALATAMATLTFTATAAAATLYTDDFEDGNSAGWTTSGGSWTVATDGSRVLRQSGTSADARARAGSTSWRDYTVTARVRPTAFNGANRFTAVIARAQSNTSYYYLALRSNHTVELKKLVGGSSTTLATGSVTVTTGAWYTLSLSVSGTALRGTVNGAAALTATDAQFATGGIGVATFYAAASFDDVTVSDGAAPSPSASAPASPSPSSSPSAPPSASPPPVGAIVVAKDGSGHHTTVQAAVDAVPANNTGRVTISIKPGTYRELVTVPANKPFVSFVGTTGNAADVVITYDNASGTPKPDGSGTYGTTGSTSVLLEGNDFTARNLTFSNTFDEAAHDYSAEQAVAVTTRGDRLVFDNVRILGNQDTLQPSSPNAATVSRAYYRDCYIEGDVDFIFGRGTAVFDRCEIRSLNRGSTSNNGYVTAASTTITNPYGYLFTRCTLTTASDVAAQSVHLGRPWHPSGDVNAIAQVVFRDSVLGAHIKDAPWTDMSGFSWRDARFFEYHNTGPGSTVTADRPQLPDADAPQFTAQAYLAGGDGWNPVS